A window of Amaranthus tricolor cultivar Red isolate AtriRed21 chromosome 8, ASM2621246v1, whole genome shotgun sequence genomic DNA:
ATACATGCACCCAAGTCCTTTAACCATTATGCAAGTATCTTGCAACTCTCCTCTCTTAACTAAGACCAACTACCCTAATTTGGCACCAACCGTGAGATCAACCTGTAAATCATCCTCACCCTGCATTCAGTCATCGGAAACACGACTTGCTTTCCTTGTTTTACAAAATTTATCGATGTAAATTGGTCAAATCCACCACCAATACTTGGATTTCAAGAGGTTGGAGATCCAAGACCGTATAATGATAAAATTTATACGATACTTAGCCTCCATTAAGCTATAGTTTTATATCTACATTTCAACTCTCTTTCTTCTACCTTAATGTATGTTGGGATTGGTGATTGTTGTGGCAGAATATTGGTTGTGTAGACGATGGGTTGGGGTTGGGGTTGGGGTTGGGCAGGGGCGGACCCAGCTAGGGGCAAGGGGGGGGCAGTGGACCCCCCaatctgaaaaaaataaatgagcttttaaaaaaaaataataaaaattactctAGCGACCAATTGGCGACGGATTTGCGACCATATTCCcgtcgctaatttgcttttcCATTTGGCGACGATTTTTTGCCCTCGCCTTTCCGTCGCCACAACCGATATCCGAAATTTTGACCCTCCAATttgaaattcctgggtccgccactggGGTTGGGGTAGGGGTAGGGGTTGGAGTGAGTGTGATGTTTGATTGCTTCCACTTGCAATAATGATATTGGGTAGCAAAGTAGTGATGGTAATATTAAAGGAAGTCTAAAAATAAGAGTTGGTGGTGGCAATAGTCGAGGACTTATGGTCTATGGTTGAGTCAATAAATGACATTAGAGGGTTCTAACGTGGTGGAGAAGGGGGTCAATGCCTTGGGACTTGATGTGAAGGGATTTAGAGACTTTGAGAATCAAAAGTGGGTAAAGGGAATGATAACACAATCAACCAAACACTCACTACGGAAAAATAAGGGTTCTTATTCCATTTTCCTttcttaaaaccctaaaaaaaagcACCAGATACAAGATTCTCTTATGCAGCACAGTCTCTTAGTTGAAAATCGAGACAAAAACCTCCATTTGAACCTATGACATCATAAACCTCAAACAATCAAACTCAAGAGTCAAGATCCCATTGGCTCATTGCTTCCAATCCCATTTATCCAACTCCTCAATGCATGCGATATTTGGAAAGAAGGAAGTTCCATAAGATGTCGTCTTTAGTGGACaccaaataaaaagaataaaagtaaCAGAGGTTGAATCAAAAACAACCTAATACTCAAATCTAAACCTTTACATCACATTAACATAAAGCAAAACAAGGCCATGTCATAAAGTATCAGCCGAGtaaagattttcaaatatatattttacaaCGTAAAGGTGTAACAAAATAACATTTTAGTCTACTTCAAGTAGTACTTAGTTTCGGCTAATTTTAGTGGTACAAAAAACTTATCACCTCAAGTCGCATCACCATCGCGACCAAaacttatttttgcactatgcataTTGAAGATGCAAAGTACTAGCATTATGATTACCATTAATGCATTTATTACACTACCTTTTAGCCTAGAGCTAATATAAcgttaatagtattaaaaaaaacttttatgtAGAATTGTGTTTAGaagtaataaagtaaaaaaatgtACTTTTCTCTTACAGTCTTCATGACCTTAGCATATTGTTGAACAGCAGCAGGATCATCTGGGTCTATGGTGATCTTTTCCTGGCGAAGTACACTAAGAGCTGTCTCAAACTTCTTCTTAACCTCCAAAAATATTCCTTTCAGCATCTCTTTTAAGCGTGCATCAAAATATCATAAAGGATAAGACATGTAAATATACATTTTCAGACTTCATTTCAGACTTCACAATACACCaaacttgataaaaaaaaatatccgtTAGtacatttacaaaaaaaaaaagactgaCCATCTCCCTTGAGCCCCGTGGGAGCTGGTTTTTCGGCAAAGTAACGAACAGGAGTCACATGGTCCTTTGGTAAAATGTTCTGAACAGTATACAGCtgtcaaaaataaaagaaaattttattccATAAGCAAACAAGGGATTCTAAGTATACAACACTCCgaaaaaaagtcaaacaaacAAGTAACTCCCCCCATAGAGTATGAAAAAACCCATAGATAGTAACAGATTGATTTAAATCACTATCAAGCAACTGaatagtaaaaaaattattagggaCCGGGGAATAGACGCAAACGGAGGAAAGGATGAGATGAAGAATGGGAGGATGAGGCATCCTCATTTAGATAGAATTTGGGGAGGGACGAATACGGAAAAGAGGAATTGGAAGGACGATTACCTTCACATTTTGCAAAACAAATCTCCCATGTCCCCAATAATGCAAAGTTATTTGAATAAGAACACATCACTCTTCCTTTGTCATCTCTACCCTCCTTTCCCCTCACTTTCCTTCCTCGAATGTTAGGACACATAGTATAGTCATTTACGGTTCAACTTCAAGGGATGTGTTTTGACTACCATTTGGTTATTAATAACAGCCCAATCGTGAAAACACAAACTGTTGGCGAAACTATAATAGGACAGTGATCATAATAACTTGCTGGTTAAACAATCTCTTATTAACCTAAATTTTCTCATCGTCGATAACACCATTCTGCTTAAAACCAAAACAATACCCCAAAAATTAGAGCGATGAATAGAAAAAAGTACTCCATAAAACCAACATTGTACACAATATGCACTAAAACAAATGCAAATGACCAAACAAATAAACACAGTATATTCAAGACCAATGTTTTATTGACCCTTTTCATAAATATTAGAAAGTAACACAATAAACTTCAAATCACCAGTTCATATATAATCCCCGACATCAAACATGGAGTTCATTTCATTATGTGAGCTGTATAATCGAACAAAAAACTTTCAAAAAACATTGCCACGGTGAAGAACCAATCACATTGGATTAAGAAGATAACTTTAGTAAATCAATCTACTGATTGAATCAATAAACTCAATCGAGTAACCATGAAACTAAGAACCATCCTCAACACATCGATTTGAAAATGTAAAGTTCACAAATATTAGAAACCTAAATCGAAAAAATTCTTGTGAGTCAACGACCAAAAGATGAAATTCAAATCGAAATCGAGAAACAAtcagaaataaataaaaatcaagacGATGTACACAAAAGCGGAGAAATTAGAATCAAAAAGAGAAATGAGAGAGATATACCTGCTTGGATTTAGAAAAAATACGAGTAGCGAACGCCATGAATGTGGAGAAGTAAGCTAGAGAAGATGGATTGGACTATAAAAGTTAGGGTTTGTTTGAGATGGTCAGGGGCTGCGAACAAGTCGCGGACGAGGGACAGGAGAACGAAAAAAGGTGCCGATTGATTTGCCGATTGATTCACCGAACATTGTACCTCTAAATTTTTCGATGGTATTCAGCATATTACAATCgtaaccttttctaattttttccctCTAAAATCATCCAAAATTGTTAACCTTTTTTGTTTACcttaatgttttaaattgaaaaataaaggaaaaaaaagttaaagatTTTTGACTGTTTTGGACGAAAATAATTagaaaaggttacggttgtaaaacgctcaataacacgaggatatcattgataattgaaaaaatttaaggataccattgataaaatgcaaaaacttagaggtaccattgataatttacCTGAATTTTTTCTATAAGACCATCGAATTGTATTTTAGTTGGAGAATAATTACTATTAGTTGTAATATTTGTATTTaggatatatattatattgtcaTATATTTGTAACAATCTTGAATCATGCATTTGgtttttttgacattatttatcaatcactcttaatttgtatattattcttaatctcaatttcaaaatatagtcaagtgatcttgtttgattcatctcaatataaattttattaatatcaatttttgatattttttaattagcgtaattagagatattaaggattaaattagtgcattaaatAGAGTGTAAAATCCAAATTGAACAATTAATGTGAATTTGATTGAATTATGCACAAATAGAGATATCTAAGATTGAATTAATATGAAAGGAAAAATATATAGGCTAACTTTAAtcattataactttaatatcaAAGTAAAAATTCATCAAAACTACGCAACAACTTAGAAGAAccaataataaaactaattagATCATTTATATATCCTTCTATTTCCAATTTGTACTCCTTCCATCTCTCTCTTTGCCTTATTCGGTTATTTTACTTCTTCtgcttaattttaataatttgtaaatggactcataaatttcttttaatctATATTGGGTTATCCACACAATTCActtatttttccttaaaaaccAGATTAATTATACATATTTTCTATTGGATTATCcacataatataatttttctctttatttatttatttatttattactatgtatatatattttcttaaaaacaatTCATTTTCTCTTTAATGCTAATTAAACTAGACAACATAATACATTTTTCGTTACccaatacttgctatatttctttttacacgtaatttgatattaaatatctttattttcaataaacaaagaataataaaataatatattaaaaaaaattagattttaaaacGAATAAAACCAGATCTTATATGactatactattttttatatacgtgtcaattttttttacctaaacgGCTGAACATGAGTTAtaattaccaaaataaaattaaagataaatagtattattaataaaatggatatttcatgatatatcaCCGAGTTttttcgaaattcaccatatgccacacgaaatgttttaattcaccgtataccattgagttttcgtacGTTAGCatagaataccattaatgacaattgccgtcagtgtgccgtttgtggtaaattaataattcaccatataccataaCTTTTTTTTcgtcaaataccattttctTAAGCTTCGAAGAAATTCAATGGTTGCTATGAATTATTCAACTGTTAAGTttaattcatcttcttcttctagcTCCTCTGATTCTAGCTCTGGAATCGGTGGATTTTCTTCTTCAGATACTAATTCCTTTTACGGATCTTCAAAATCGAAATCCAAGAGCTTCAcattaaaacctataaaatcgtcAATAAATCAGCAGGAATTATTtcaaaggaataataataataatactaataataataataataataataataataataataataataattattattattattattattattattattattactccgATGAAATTCCAGCTAAGAAGAACAAAGAAGGAGATCTTAAAAAAAGAGCGTTGAAGCTGTACGGCGGTTTAAAAAAAGTGAAACAACCGATTTCACCAGGTGGAAAACTCGCGAGTTTTCTCAACTCGTAATTCAACTCAAACGCATCCTAAAAATCGAAGATCTCATCATCAATAACCTCATCCAACAGTCAGAAATTCTGCACGTCAACACCATCAACAACATCTTCCTACTCCCGTTCATGCCTCAGTAAAACGTTGTCGTCCGCCGGAAGGTTCGAGAGACGGTCAGTAAGATTTTGTCCAGTTGATACCGTGATTTCCGCCGACAAAGAATACAAAATTGATCAAGGTTACGAACAAGAATTAAAAGTTGAGATAATGGAGAAGCATAGAAGAGTAGAGGAAGTTGCTAAGAAACTGTTAAATAATTATCACGAAAGAAAATATCAAAGCGACGTTAACAATAATTTGTGTAACAATGGTGcaattttttgaagaagaaATACGGGGGGTCAATTTTTGGAAGACATACGTTGTATTTAGGAAAGTCAACTctaacaatggcgccagttgaatgtGTAAGGGCATACTGATAATTTACCACAAATgacacactgacggcagttgtcattaatggtattatGTGCTAACGTATGAAAACTCAATGTATatagtgaattaaaacatttcgtatGGTATATGGGGAATTTCGAAGAAATTCAGTGATATATTATGAAAAATCCGTTAATAAAATATAACGATTTTTATGAACGAAAAAAACAcccaataattattattagattaaaaAGCTAGTCCTATTTTCTAGGCTTTAAAACCTACTAACCCCGTGTATCTAAATCAAAGGGGAAAAATTCAAGATCAAAATCTATGTGTTAGATTGGACCCATGAACTTGCTCTAAAGCAAAATATAGAGTGCCAATTGTCTTTCTCAAATAGGGTTGAAGTTGCACTTTCCAATTTTCCATGGTTACatcttcattctccattgttgaTTTGTTGATGTTCATCTAGTACTTTCTCAAGATGGTCTTCTTGTCAACCAACTCCTTCTCTCTTCATTCACAAACCCACATTTACTTCTCCAAAACCCCAAATTATAAAGTCCTAATATCAACAAATCAGCCCTGTATATCATTCCCCAAATTTCAATCTATCACTGCATGTAATCCTGTTAAAATCTCTCAATCTTCAACTCCCACAACTTTAATTACTCATTTACTCTCTGCCCACAAAATAATCCCCCCTTTTTTGACTAAAAATGCTGTAAAACTTCTTATTGGTTCCTTAATTTTGGTGGGTTCACTTAGTTGTAGACCAGTTAGGGCAGTGCCAGTTGAAAATGGTGTAAATTTGGAGGAGAAACAAACCCAGAAAGAgaatgttgaggatgaggagatGTATGTGAAGTTAGTGGAACAAGAACCCAGAAATGTGGAAGCCTTAAAGGTTCTAGTCACTGTGAAGATGAGGTTAGGAAAGACTAAAGAGGCTGTTAACTATGTTGAGAGATTGATTGATATTGAGCCACAAGAGGTTGAGTGGAGGCTTTTGCAAGCTCTTTGTTATGAAATGTTGGGGaatttgagtaaagctaagaagTTGTTTCATGAAATTCTTAACAAGAGGCCTCTTTTGCTTAGAGCTTTGCATGTAAGATTTTGTTTATGTTATTCTTTTTGGTTTCCCTTTTATATCAATTGCTTTTTGGGAAGTTGGATATTTGAAATTTGTTCAAGATAATGGCCTGCAAATTGTCTTGTTTTCTTGGAATTTTGTAGGGGATTAGTAATTTTGGTAACATTGGCTGGATTGTTGATGGTAGATTGTGTttgttttaattgattaatttttttttatttaacttcAGCTATGTATGAGGCCTACTGAGACAAGAGAACTTGAAAAGATGTCTGGTTATATGTTGTTGAAAACTTCTGGAATATGGGGAATCAGGAAATAAGCTGCATAAGTAGTTCAGTGGTTGTTAAGTTGAAAGTTTGATTCTGCTTTGAAATTTATGTTAAAAGATTGTGTTATGCATGAATGTCAGGATGATTATGCACAATAGTTTGTTTTTTAAAGGTTGGAAAATGAATATTCTTGATTATGCGAGTGTACTGTTTGAAATTGATTGGCTTCAAAAGCTCAAATTTCTTTCATTCGGTAAAGATTTCATTTtagttgtttttaaaaattgttttgtttgaagAATCATGGGTTACCCTATTAGTTGAAAGCTTTCCTTTCACTATttcgaaagagtttgattttcaCCACTGGTTGAAGTAAGTGCCCATTCGTTATCTACATGTGACCCATCGGAGAAAGAGAAGAGTATACATTAGTCATCACTTTATGTACTTGAAGTACCTCCTACtactaccaattggttttagtagCGAACCTCCTTTGGTTGGTACTTTGTATGTGGGTTACCTTTTCTCTTCCTTGTTTGGGTTGCTTTGTTTAGATTGCAGGTCGCCCACACccattttctaaattctaataccACCTAACTAAAGGACTATTCCTCTCTCCGTTTATTGGGATTCTCTAGCCTATCCTCGAATCGGAAAAAAGATTGCTATGTTTTGAGAGGCTTGAACTCATGTTCAACTTTTAATTGCTTTAAACTGAGAAGAACATGACTTAGAGGATGATTGTAACCATGAGTAACTATGTTATCAGCTAAACTTTTTCCGTCATTCTTATCTTATCTCTTCTACCTTTTAGGGTTTGGCTATGGTGATGCACAAGAATAATGAAGGAGCCGCA
This region includes:
- the LOC130821662 gene encoding LOW QUALITY PROTEIN: protein BIG GRAIN 1-like B (The sequence of the model RefSeq protein was modified relative to this genomic sequence to represent the inferred CDS: substituted 2 bases at 2 genomic stop codons), with the protein product MWRSKLEKMDWTIKVRLRRNSMVAMNYSTVKFNSSSSSSSSDSSSGIGGFSSSDTNSFYGSSKSKSKSFTLKPIKSSINQQELFQRNYSDEIPAKKNKEGDLKKRALKLYGGLKKVKQPISPGGKLASFLNSXFNSNASXKSKISSSITSSNSQKFCTSTPSTTSSYSRSCLSKTLSSAGRFERRSVRFCPVDTVISADKEYKIDQGYEQELKVEIMEKHRRVEEVAKKLLNNYHERKYQSDVNNNLCNNGAIF
- the LOC130820748 gene encoding protein SLOW GREEN 1, chloroplastic; the encoded protein is MVFLSTNSFSLHSQTHIYFSKTPNYKVLISTNQPCISFPKFQSITACNPVKISQSSTPTTLITHLLSAHKIIPPFLTKNAVKLLIGSLILVGSLSCRPVRAVPVENGVNLEEKQTQKENVEDEEMYVKLVEQEPRNVEALKVLVTVKMRLGKTKEAVNYVERLIDIEPQEVEWRLLQALCYEMLGNLSKAKKLFHEILNKRPLLLRALHGLAMVMHKNNEGAAVFDMLNQALELAIHEKRVTEERNIKILIAQMHLVKGNFDEALNKYGDLIKENPRDFRPYLCQGIIYSLLDKRKEADEQFEIYRSLVPEEFPQRGFLEDVVLAAKTESREQLEKEFNTQSSYK